One Streptomyces sp. NBC_01237 genomic region harbors:
- the lanL gene encoding class IV lanthionine synthetase LanL, which produces MAESIAGPGRPSDDTWSYLNDPRMPAMDHGWKLHISARPGDLEDVAALVLPVLRRHVCHAKFAKDPETLRAINSGVSSAGVVGKAITVYPLPGTVVEIAGELVAVLRGREGPQVVSDRRVDPQAPVYYRYGPFTGDYRTGRSGRLESVMTGPDGQVFDGLADGSYRCPPWAEDPFASESGRGGKRSSREFGGGRYTVTAGIVRKPQGNVYRAVDRLSGRPVVVKQARAFVAEDESGTDTRDRLRNERTVLEALDSVAGVPRGLDYFRHRTDEYLVMSSCGERDLRRDVQDNGPYRDDDAHASRTLSGLATGLLRIVDDIHGRGVVIRDLKPNNVVLDDAGRCHVIDFGISELAGVGPSGATPGYSAPVLREAGPADPADDYYALGATLFFAATGLDPVIVDPDDAVNRERTLDGLAWALPGHGHRELRASIAGLMSLDASVRTTVATGLRTSVRTTVAARLRTGAPRASGPSRRPRPPRLDDGLLQEIIEHTTAYCADEARRIADPVQAARSNIPTPIDVYGGSSGLGLELLHHLHRPRVRETVDALARWTAQQSRTMSPGFYSGRTGVEVFLAEAHTATNTTAPYVHHSAHRTHPALPTRTPDGGLPEADLIEGAAGIGLGRLRLARHALTAGDRHAADRHLAIATECARMWASGEARLTPTGSGTPGGAALREGFAHGEAGVAHFLLEYGSATGDPAAIAGSGEACARLASVTPGIIAAASGPRATRRYGSWCRGLAGIGAVLARSAARLDEPDHLALAEQAARTCAALAPRMPLVTQCCGLAGVGDFLLDMAKASSSASEEFRAAAETVAMIILSRSGGTRPHPVFPDTGLTGPSATWAGGSAGVLGFFRRLHDGGGPRLGLLD; this is translated from the coding sequence GTGGCCGAGTCCATCGCCGGCCCCGGCAGACCGTCGGACGACACATGGTCGTACCTGAACGATCCGCGGATGCCGGCGATGGACCACGGCTGGAAGCTGCACATCTCGGCCCGCCCCGGCGATCTGGAGGACGTGGCCGCTCTGGTACTGCCGGTACTGCGGCGGCATGTCTGTCACGCGAAGTTCGCCAAGGATCCGGAGACGCTGCGGGCCATCAATTCCGGGGTGTCGAGCGCGGGCGTCGTCGGCAAGGCGATCACGGTCTACCCGCTGCCCGGCACCGTGGTCGAGATCGCCGGGGAACTCGTCGCCGTACTGCGCGGCCGGGAGGGCCCACAGGTCGTCAGCGACCGGCGGGTTGATCCGCAGGCCCCCGTCTACTACCGCTACGGACCCTTCACGGGCGACTACCGGACCGGCCGGAGCGGGCGGCTGGAGTCGGTCATGACCGGACCCGACGGGCAGGTCTTCGACGGACTGGCCGACGGTTCGTACCGCTGCCCGCCCTGGGCCGAGGACCCCTTCGCGAGCGAATCCGGACGCGGCGGCAAACGGTCCTCACGCGAATTCGGCGGCGGACGCTACACGGTGACCGCCGGCATCGTGCGCAAACCGCAGGGGAACGTCTACCGCGCCGTCGACCGGCTCTCCGGGCGGCCGGTGGTGGTCAAGCAGGCGAGGGCCTTCGTGGCCGAGGACGAGTCCGGTACGGACACCCGTGACCGGCTGCGCAATGAACGCACGGTCCTTGAGGCACTGGACTCCGTCGCGGGTGTGCCCCGCGGGCTGGACTACTTCCGGCACCGTACGGACGAGTACCTGGTGATGAGCAGCTGCGGCGAACGGGACCTGCGCCGGGACGTCCAGGACAACGGCCCCTACCGGGACGACGACGCTCACGCATCCCGCACGCTTTCCGGTCTCGCCACCGGGCTGCTGCGCATAGTGGACGACATCCACGGCCGTGGCGTGGTCATCCGCGATCTCAAGCCCAACAACGTGGTCCTCGACGACGCGGGGCGCTGCCACGTGATCGACTTCGGGATCAGCGAGCTGGCCGGGGTCGGCCCGAGCGGCGCGACCCCCGGCTACAGCGCACCGGTCCTGCGGGAAGCGGGACCGGCCGATCCCGCCGACGACTACTACGCGCTGGGCGCGACCCTGTTCTTCGCCGCCACCGGGCTGGACCCGGTGATCGTGGACCCCGACGACGCGGTGAACCGGGAGCGGACCCTCGACGGCCTGGCATGGGCGCTGCCCGGCCACGGTCACCGGGAGCTGCGGGCCTCGATCGCCGGGCTGATGAGCTTGGACGCGTCCGTACGCACCACGGTCGCCACCGGTCTCCGCACGTCCGTACGCACCACGGTCGCCGCCCGGCTCCGCACCGGGGCGCCCCGTGCCTCCGGACCGTCCCGGCGACCCCGGCCGCCCCGGCTCGACGACGGCCTGCTCCAGGAGATCATCGAGCACACCACCGCGTACTGCGCCGACGAGGCACGCAGGATCGCGGACCCGGTACAGGCCGCCCGCTCGAACATCCCGACGCCGATCGATGTCTACGGCGGCAGCTCGGGGCTGGGACTGGAACTGCTCCACCATCTCCACCGCCCCCGGGTGCGCGAGACGGTCGACGCACTGGCGCGGTGGACGGCGCAACAGTCCCGGACCATGTCACCGGGCTTCTACTCGGGCCGGACCGGCGTCGAGGTGTTCCTCGCGGAGGCACATACGGCGACAAACACGACAGCGCCGTACGTCCACCACTCCGCCCACCGAACCCACCCGGCGCTGCCCACCCGGACGCCGGACGGCGGACTCCCCGAAGCGGACCTGATCGAGGGCGCCGCCGGAATCGGCCTCGGCCGGCTCCGGCTCGCCCGGCACGCCCTCACGGCAGGCGACCGCCACGCCGCCGACCGGCACCTCGCCATCGCCACCGAATGCGCCCGGATGTGGGCGTCGGGCGAAGCCCGGCTGACGCCCACCGGCTCCGGCACACCGGGCGGCGCCGCACTCCGCGAAGGCTTCGCACACGGGGAGGCGGGCGTCGCCCATTTCCTGCTGGAATACGGCAGCGCGACGGGCGACCCGGCCGCCATCGCCGGATCAGGGGAGGCCTGCGCACGCCTCGCCTCGGTCACACCCGGCATCATCGCGGCGGCGTCCGGACCCCGGGCGACACGCCGCTACGGCTCATGGTGCCGTGGCCTCGCCGGAATCGGCGCCGTACTCGCCCGGTCCGCCGCCCGCCTCGACGAACCCGACCACCTGGCCCTCGCGGAACAGGCCGCCCGCACCTGCGCCGCACTGGCACCGCGCATGCCGCTGGTCACGCAGTGCTGCGGGCTGGCCGGAGTCGGCGACTTCCTGCTGGACATGGCGAAGGCGTCCTCATCCGCATCCGAGGAGTTCCGGGCCGCCGCCGAAACCGTCGCCATGATCATCCTGAGCCGCAGCGGCGGCACCCGGCCCCACCCCGTCTTCCCGGACACCGGCCTGACCGGCCCGAGCGCCACCTGGGCCGGCGGCTCCGCCGGAGTCCTCGGCTTCTTCAGACGCCTGCACGACGGGGGCGGCCCCCGCCTCGGCCTGCTGGACTGA
- a CDS encoding SflA family class IV lanthipeptide, which produces MPIAMLELPKVDQFRDAGPLELDDEAIVFEDDDRSDREHTACLSDPWVTATTRFSCDKNS; this is translated from the coding sequence ATGCCCATAGCCATGCTGGAACTCCCGAAGGTCGACCAGTTCCGCGACGCGGGACCGCTGGAACTCGACGACGAGGCAATCGTGTTCGAGGACGACGACCGGAGCGACCGCGAGCACACCGCGTGTCTCTCCGATCCCTGGGTCACCGCCACCACCCGCTTCAGCTGCGACAAGAACTCCTAG
- a CDS encoding discoidin domain-containing protein, whose translation MSLSRIPLLASLAAAALIAPLPPLSHAAELPHGAAPPPACGRTGDQDASWAPTSTRFGEAEGYDPYVGNGYLGHRVPATGAGYDARSEKTGWPLYTPRYDGAFVSGLYAREQGTAEGREVVAALPSWTNLDVRVGEETYGTGTPAGRISDYRQTVFLACGLVRTSLRWTTADGRATDLTYEVLTDRSDVHTGAVRLRMTPHWSGTATITGRLDERGARRVTVAADGTFRTLGTGTEGAIAQTMRRGAGVVETLRPESGKPPRPTPVRDGATYTFEKYVGVDTALTSRTPAASARDAAHRAARRGWAGVLAENAAAWRRDWAFDVSVPGRPELQGWLRSAQYGLLASSRTGSSDSIAPAGLTSDNYAGMVFWDAETWMYPGLLATRPALARSVVEYRYRTRDAARANAKKLGYEGLFYPWTSASRGRLDSECQSWDPPHCLTQNHLQGDIALAVWQYYLATGDRDWLATRGWPLLKGIADFWRSRATGNSDGSYSVRNVAGPDEYSNGVTDGVFTNAVAVTALRHATRAAELLGHPAPAAWARVADGLRIPYDAERKIFLQYAGYRGSTIKQADTVLLIYPLEWPMEPGAAAATLDYYAARTDPDGPAMTDSVHAIDAATIGAAGCATYTYLQRAVRPFVRGPYALFSEARGEKSGAQDPLSGFPAEDFLTGKGGFLQVFTHGLTGLRLREDGVRLDPMLPPQLHEGVTLTGLHYQGRTYDVAIGARTSTVRLTSGAPFTVHTPAGPRRLSTTLTLPTRRPDLTPTADAARCRPATATSESPGLYAEAAVDGSPATFWSPVGATGSLTVDLGRERRVTSVVPDWSDVPPLSHRLETSLDGRFWRPYLAGDNARKVRVSVTSDNADKPAGITELRVGTTR comes from the coding sequence GTGAGCCTCTCGCGCATCCCTCTCCTCGCGTCCTTGGCCGCGGCCGCCCTGATCGCGCCGCTGCCGCCCCTCTCGCACGCGGCGGAACTCCCGCACGGCGCCGCCCCGCCCCCGGCCTGCGGCCGGACGGGTGATCAGGACGCCTCCTGGGCGCCGACGTCCACCCGCTTCGGTGAGGCCGAGGGCTACGACCCCTATGTCGGCAACGGTTACCTCGGACACCGGGTGCCCGCGACCGGCGCCGGATACGACGCCCGGAGCGAGAAGACCGGCTGGCCCCTGTACACCCCCCGCTACGACGGCGCCTTCGTCTCCGGGCTGTACGCCAGGGAGCAGGGCACCGCCGAGGGCCGCGAGGTCGTCGCCGCCCTGCCGAGCTGGACGAACCTCGACGTGCGCGTCGGCGAGGAGACCTACGGCACCGGCACACCGGCCGGCCGGATCTCGGACTACCGCCAGACCGTGTTCCTGGCCTGCGGACTGGTCCGTACGTCGCTGCGCTGGACCACCGCCGACGGCCGGGCGACCGACCTGACGTACGAGGTGCTGACCGACCGCTCCGACGTGCACACCGGCGCCGTACGCCTGCGCATGACCCCGCACTGGAGCGGCACGGCGACCATCACCGGACGGCTGGACGAGCGGGGCGCACGCCGGGTCACGGTCGCCGCGGACGGCACGTTCCGCACCCTGGGGACCGGGACGGAGGGGGCCATCGCGCAGACCATGCGGCGCGGCGCGGGCGTCGTGGAAACGCTGCGGCCGGAGTCCGGGAAGCCCCCGCGGCCCACTCCGGTACGGGACGGTGCCACGTACACCTTCGAGAAGTACGTCGGCGTGGACACCGCGCTCACCTCCCGCACCCCGGCGGCGTCCGCCCGCGACGCCGCGCACCGCGCGGCCCGGCGCGGCTGGGCGGGTGTCCTCGCGGAGAACGCCGCGGCGTGGCGGCGGGACTGGGCCTTCGACGTGAGCGTGCCGGGCCGCCCCGAACTCCAGGGATGGCTGCGCTCCGCACAGTACGGACTGCTCGCGAGCAGCCGCACCGGCTCCTCGGACAGCATCGCCCCGGCCGGTCTGACCAGCGACAACTACGCGGGCATGGTGTTCTGGGACGCCGAGACCTGGATGTACCCCGGGCTGCTGGCCACCCGCCCCGCACTCGCCCGTTCGGTCGTCGAGTACCGCTACCGCACGCGTGACGCCGCCCGCGCGAACGCGAAGAAGCTCGGTTACGAGGGCCTGTTCTACCCCTGGACCAGCGCGAGCAGGGGCCGGCTCGACTCCGAGTGCCAGAGCTGGGACCCGCCGCACTGCCTGACCCAGAACCACCTCCAGGGCGATATCGCGCTGGCCGTCTGGCAGTACTACCTGGCCACCGGCGACCGCGACTGGCTCGCGACGCGCGGCTGGCCGCTGCTCAAGGGCATCGCCGACTTCTGGCGTTCGCGTGCCACCGGGAACAGCGACGGCAGCTATTCCGTGCGGAACGTGGCGGGCCCGGACGAGTACAGCAACGGGGTCACCGACGGGGTCTTCACCAACGCGGTCGCCGTCACCGCCCTGCGCCACGCGACCCGCGCCGCCGAACTCCTCGGTCACCCGGCGCCCGCCGCCTGGGCGCGGGTCGCGGACGGTCTCCGCATCCCGTACGACGCGGAGCGGAAGATCTTCCTCCAGTACGCGGGTTACCGCGGCTCGACCATCAAGCAGGCGGACACGGTGCTGCTGATCTATCCGCTGGAGTGGCCGATGGAGCCGGGCGCGGCCGCCGCCACGCTCGACTACTACGCCGCCCGGACCGATCCGGACGGTCCCGCGATGACCGACTCGGTGCACGCGATCGACGCCGCCACGATCGGGGCCGCGGGCTGTGCGACGTACACCTACCTCCAGCGCGCCGTGCGCCCCTTCGTCCGCGGTCCGTACGCCCTGTTCTCCGAGGCGCGCGGCGAGAAGTCCGGTGCGCAGGACCCTCTTTCGGGCTTCCCCGCCGAGGATTTCCTCACCGGCAAGGGGGGCTTCCTCCAGGTGTTCACGCACGGCCTGACCGGGCTGCGGCTGCGGGAGGACGGGGTGCGGCTCGACCCGATGCTGCCGCCGCAGCTGCACGAGGGCGTCACGCTGACGGGCCTGCACTATCAGGGCCGTACGTACGACGTGGCCATCGGCGCCCGGACGAGCACGGTACGGCTGACGTCGGGGGCCCCGTTCACCGTCCACACCCCGGCGGGCCCGCGGCGGCTGTCCACCACCCTCACCCTGCCGACCCGCCGCCCCGACCTGACCCCGACGGCCGACGCGGCACGCTGCCGCCCGGCGACGGCCACCTCCGAAAGCCCCGGCCTGTACGCGGAGGCGGCGGTGGACGGCAGCCCGGCGACGTTCTGGTCACCCGTCGGGGCGACGGGCTCCCTGACGGTGGACCTGGGGCGGGAGCGCCGGGTCACCTCCGTCGTACCGGACTGGAGTGACGTACCGCCCCTCTCGCACCGCCTGGAGACCTCGCTCGACGGCCGGTTCTGGCGGCCGTACCTGGCCGGGGACAACGCCCGGAAGGTACGGGTGTCGGTCACGTCGGACAACGCGGACAAGCCCGCGGGGATCACCGAACTCCGGGTCGGCACGACGCGCTGA
- a CDS encoding threonine synthase: MATYLCPQDGTRTADTDLTWCCPVCRGPWDLDFDPPRASAGLSLDSLAGRVNSLWRYEEVLPLSAPAVSLGEGRTPLVPLTDTVSAKLDFLMPTLSFKDRGAVMLAELARRLNPARVVADSSGNAGTAVAAYCARASLPCTVYVPEGTSAKKTEQIRAHGARLETVPGDREATALAARAAAGEPGTFYASHVFNPYFLHGTKTYVYELWEDLGGRLPDAIAVPVGNGTLLLGAALATAELHALGLIERRPALIAVQAEAVSPLASAFHAGAPELPAAATGTAPTLAEGIAIPRPPRARQILAAVRASGGTFLTVSEDRIRDAQLDLAARGFYVETTGVACWAAVGGWTDRSVVVPLCGAGLKTGLAAPRE; the protein is encoded by the coding sequence ATGGCCACGTATCTCTGCCCGCAGGACGGGACCCGCACCGCCGACACCGATCTGACCTGGTGCTGCCCGGTCTGCCGGGGCCCCTGGGACCTCGACTTCGACCCGCCGCGGGCATCGGCCGGGCTCTCGCTCGACTCCCTTGCCGGGCGCGTTAATTCACTGTGGCGTTACGAAGAGGTACTGCCCCTCTCCGCCCCCGCGGTCTCCCTCGGCGAGGGCCGCACCCCGCTCGTCCCGCTCACGGACACCGTCTCGGCCAAACTCGACTTCCTGATGCCGACGCTCTCGTTCAAGGACCGCGGCGCGGTGATGCTCGCGGAACTCGCCCGCCGGCTGAACCCCGCCCGCGTCGTCGCGGACAGCAGCGGGAACGCGGGCACGGCCGTCGCCGCGTACTGCGCGCGGGCCTCCCTGCCCTGCACGGTGTACGTCCCCGAAGGGACCTCCGCGAAGAAGACCGAACAGATCCGGGCCCACGGCGCCCGGCTGGAGACCGTCCCCGGCGACCGGGAGGCCACGGCGCTGGCGGCCCGCGCCGCCGCCGGCGAACCCGGCACCTTCTACGCCTCGCACGTCTTCAACCCGTACTTCCTGCACGGCACGAAGACGTACGTGTACGAACTGTGGGAGGACCTGGGCGGCCGACTGCCGGACGCGATCGCCGTCCCCGTGGGCAACGGCACCCTGCTCCTCGGCGCGGCCCTCGCCACCGCCGAACTCCACGCCCTGGGACTCATCGAGCGGCGCCCGGCCCTGATCGCCGTCCAGGCGGAGGCGGTCTCCCCGCTGGCCTCCGCGTTCCACGCGGGCGCACCGGAGCTGCCCGCCGCCGCCACCGGCACGGCCCCCACCCTCGCGGAGGGCATCGCCATCCCCCGCCCGCCGCGCGCCCGCCAGATCCTCGCGGCCGTCCGCGCGTCGGGCGGCACCTTCCTCACCGTGTCGGAGGACCGGATCCGGGACGCCCAACTGGACCTGGCGGCACGGGGGTTCTACGTGGAGACGACCGGGGTGGCCTGCTGGGCCGCGGTGGGCGGCTGGACGGACCGCAGCGTCGTCGTACCGCTGTGCGGCGCGGGCCTCAAGACGGGCCTGGCAGCACCGCGCGAGTGA
- a CDS encoding S8 family peptidase codes for MSATRHTPHARRRLATASVIAGAALALSTAAAFPATATERAAEGVIENAGAPGAISGSYIVTLDESAPDAGSARGKALAEEYGAEIKRTYRSALNGYAVELSAAEARKFAADPAVASVVQNRTFRISGTQPSPPSWGLDRIDQKTLPLNQSYTYPDKAGEGVTAYIIDTGVRISHSDFGGRASNGYDAIDNDNTAQDGHGHGTHVAGTVAGSSYGVAKKAKIVGVRVLDNSGSGTTDQVVAGIDWVTANAVKPAVANMSLGGGADSVLDAAVRKSIASGITYAVAAGNESTDASTKSPARVGEAITVGSTTSTDARSSFSNYGTVVDIFAPGSSITSSWNTSDSATNTISGTSMASPHVAGAAALYLADHPGETPAQVSAGLVAAASTGVVTNPGTGSPNRLLNVGTGTTTPPGKKFENTTGYAIADNATVEAPVTVTGISGNAPAALSVPVNITHTYSGDLKIDLVAPDGSVYNLKAYGTGGSTDNVITTYSVNASSEVANGVWKLRVSDNASADTGRINTWALQF; via the coding sequence ATGTCAGCCACGCGTCACACCCCCCACGCCCGTCGAAGACTCGCCACGGCGAGCGTGATAGCCGGTGCCGCCCTCGCTCTCTCCACCGCGGCGGCCTTCCCGGCCACCGCGACCGAGCGCGCGGCGGAAGGCGTGATCGAGAACGCGGGCGCCCCGGGCGCGATCAGCGGCAGCTACATCGTCACCCTCGACGAGTCGGCTCCCGACGCGGGCTCCGCACGCGGCAAGGCACTGGCCGAGGAGTACGGCGCCGAGATCAAGAGGACCTACCGTTCGGCCCTCAACGGCTACGCGGTCGAGCTCTCGGCCGCCGAGGCGAGGAAGTTCGCCGCCGACCCGGCCGTCGCGTCCGTCGTGCAGAACCGGACCTTCAGGATCTCCGGCACCCAGCCCTCGCCGCCCTCCTGGGGCCTGGACCGGATCGACCAGAAGACCCTTCCGCTGAACCAGAGTTACACCTACCCCGACAAGGCGGGCGAGGGTGTCACCGCGTACATCATCGACACCGGTGTACGGATCAGTCACAGTGACTTCGGCGGCCGGGCCTCGAACGGCTACGACGCGATCGACAACGACAACACCGCGCAGGACGGGCACGGCCACGGCACGCACGTGGCGGGCACCGTCGCCGGGTCGTCGTACGGCGTCGCCAAGAAGGCGAAGATCGTCGGCGTCCGCGTCCTCGACAACAGCGGCTCCGGCACCACCGACCAGGTCGTCGCGGGCATCGACTGGGTGACGGCCAACGCCGTCAAGCCCGCCGTCGCCAACATGAGCCTCGGCGGCGGAGCGGACTCCGTGCTCGACGCCGCCGTGCGCAAATCCATCGCGTCCGGCATCACCTACGCCGTCGCGGCGGGCAACGAGTCGACCGACGCCTCCACCAAGTCCCCGGCACGCGTCGGCGAGGCCATCACGGTCGGCTCCACCACCAGCACCGACGCCCGCTCCAGCTTCTCCAACTACGGCACCGTGGTGGACATCTTCGCGCCGGGCTCCTCGATCACCTCGTCGTGGAACACCAGCGACTCCGCCACCAACACCATCTCCGGTACGTCGATGGCGAGCCCGCACGTGGCCGGTGCGGCAGCCCTCTACCTCGCCGACCACCCGGGCGAGACCCCGGCGCAGGTCTCCGCCGGCCTGGTCGCGGCGGCGAGCACCGGAGTGGTGACGAACCCGGGCACCGGCTCCCCCAACCGGCTGCTGAACGTCGGCACCGGCACCACCACGCCGCCCGGCAAGAAGTTCGAGAACACCACCGGCTACGCGATCGCCGACAACGCCACGGTCGAGGCGCCGGTCACCGTCACGGGCATCAGCGGCAACGCTCCCGCCGCGCTCAGCGTGCCGGTCAACATCACGCACACCTACTCCGGCGACCTGAAGATCGACCTGGTCGCGCCCGACGGTTCGGTCTACAACCTGAAGGCGTACGGGACGGGCGGCAGCACCGACAACGTGATCACCACCTACTCGGTGAACGCGTCCTCCGAGGTGGCCAACGGTGTCTGGAAGCTGCGGGTCAGCGACAACGCGTCCGCGGACACCGGGCGGATCAACACCTGGGCACTGCAGTTCTGA
- a CDS encoding glycoside hydrolase family 18 protein yields MRRRTLSRMTVAACALTLLAGIAPAATASAGRSGDRPSDSSTAGDTDRTEGHHRPAFRSVGYFTQWGVYGRDFQVKDLDTSGTAARLTHVNYAFGNVSADGKCFTGNVPGQSDAWADYARPLDAAGSVDGVADTDTQPLAGNFNQLRELKAKHPGLKAMISLGGWSWSTHFSDAARTAASRKALVSSCVDLYIKGNLPVDGARGGAGAAAGLFDGIDIDWEWPGSEGNTGTVFRPEDKKNFTALVHEFRKQLDAYARTSAKATKADEGKGKGHGHTPRPRHYELSAYVPTSPAKIDAGFDVPRIMRDFDFVNLQGYDFHVSGEKTTAQQSALYAKGDHSVDQTVRDWIRRGAPARKLVVGMPFYGQGWTGVTGGGDGLGQPAAAPAPATYAAGYEDYKALKKLAASGTYALHRGTRNGHAWLFDGTTLWTYDDPQVLRTKAKYVRDRGLGGAMFWSLDGDTENGELITAVDRGLNRR; encoded by the coding sequence ATGCGTCGAAGAACCCTGTCCAGAATGACCGTTGCCGCCTGCGCCCTCACGCTGCTGGCAGGCATCGCGCCCGCGGCCACGGCCAGCGCCGGCCGCTCCGGCGATCGCCCCTCCGACAGCAGCACGGCGGGCGACACCGACCGCACCGAGGGGCACCACCGCCCCGCGTTCAGGAGCGTCGGCTACTTCACCCAGTGGGGCGTCTACGGGCGCGACTTCCAGGTCAAGGACCTGGACACGAGCGGCACCGCGGCCAGGCTCACCCACGTCAACTACGCCTTCGGCAACGTCAGCGCCGACGGAAAGTGCTTCACCGGCAATGTGCCGGGTCAGTCCGACGCCTGGGCGGACTACGCCCGTCCGCTGGACGCGGCGGGATCGGTGGACGGCGTCGCCGACACCGACACCCAGCCCCTGGCGGGCAACTTCAACCAGCTGCGCGAGCTCAAGGCCAAGCACCCCGGCCTCAAGGCGATGATCTCGCTGGGCGGCTGGAGCTGGTCCACCCACTTCTCCGACGCCGCCCGCACCGCGGCCTCCCGCAAGGCACTCGTCTCGTCCTGCGTCGACCTGTACATCAAGGGCAATCTGCCGGTGGACGGGGCACGCGGCGGCGCCGGGGCCGCGGCCGGTCTCTTCGACGGCATCGACATCGACTGGGAGTGGCCCGGATCCGAGGGCAACACCGGCACGGTCTTCCGCCCCGAGGACAAGAAGAACTTCACCGCGCTGGTGCACGAGTTCCGCAAGCAGCTCGACGCCTACGCCAGGACTTCCGCCAAGGCCACGAAGGCCGACGAGGGCAAGGGCAAGGGGCACGGCCACACGCCCCGGCCCCGGCACTACGAGCTGTCGGCCTACGTCCCCACCTCCCCCGCCAAGATCGACGCGGGCTTCGACGTCCCGCGCATCATGCGGGACTTCGACTTCGTGAACCTTCAGGGTTACGACTTCCACGTCTCCGGCGAGAAGACCACCGCCCAGCAGTCCGCGCTGTACGCGAAGGGCGACCACAGCGTCGACCAGACCGTGCGCGACTGGATCCGACGCGGCGCCCCGGCCCGCAAGCTCGTCGTGGGCATGCCGTTCTACGGGCAGGGCTGGACCGGGGTGACGGGCGGCGGCGACGGCCTCGGCCAGCCGGCCGCGGCACCGGCGCCCGCCACGTACGCGGCCGGTTACGAGGACTACAAGGCCCTCAAGAAGCTGGCCGCATCCGGAACGTACGCGCTCCACCGGGGCACCCGTAACGGGCACGCGTGGCTGTTCGACGGCACCACCCTGTGGACGTACGACGACCCCCAGGTGCTGCGCACCAAGGCCAAGTACGTACGGGACCGCGGGCTCGGCGGCGCGATGTTCTGGTCGCTGGACGGCGACACGGAGAACGGTGAGCTGATCACCGCCGTCGACCGCGGCCTCAACCGCCGCTAG
- a CDS encoding GntR family transcriptional regulator, with product MTFGEQPAYLRVASDLREKIVNGALPPHTRLPSQARIREEYGVSDTVALEARKVLMAEGLVEGRSGSGTYVRERPVPRPIARSGYRPGAGASPFRQEQTADGVRGTWESRSEQEEASAEIAERLGIEQGDRVMRTHYVFREAGEPMMLSTSWEPLAVTGRTPVMLPEEGPLGGCGVVDRMAAIDVVVDNVAEEVGARPGLAEELLALGGVPGHVVMVIGRTYYASGRAVETADVVIPADRYRVAYHLPVK from the coding sequence GTGACTTTCGGTGAGCAGCCCGCCTATCTGCGCGTGGCGAGCGATCTCAGAGAGAAGATCGTCAACGGCGCGCTGCCGCCCCATACGCGCCTGCCGTCGCAGGCCCGTATCCGCGAGGAGTACGGGGTATCGGACACCGTCGCCCTGGAGGCGCGGAAGGTGCTCATGGCCGAGGGGCTGGTCGAGGGGCGCTCCGGTTCCGGTACGTATGTGCGCGAGCGTCCCGTGCCGCGTCCGATCGCCCGCTCCGGCTACCGGCCGGGCGCCGGGGCCAGCCCGTTCCGCCAGGAACAGACGGCGGACGGGGTGCGCGGGACCTGGGAGTCGCGCAGCGAGCAGGAGGAGGCGAGTGCGGAGATCGCCGAACGGCTCGGTATCGAGCAGGGCGACCGGGTGATGCGTACGCACTACGTCTTCCGCGAGGCGGGTGAGCCGATGATGCTCTCCACCTCCTGGGAGCCGCTCGCCGTCACCGGGCGTACGCCGGTGATGCTGCCGGAGGAGGGCCCGTTGGGCGGCTGCGGTGTGGTCGACCGGATGGCGGCGATCGACGTCGTCGTGGACAACGTGGCCGAGGAGGTCGGCGCGCGCCCGGGGCTGGCGGAGGAGCTCCTGGCGCTCGGCGGCGTACCGGGCCATGTGGTGATGGTGATCGGGCGGACGTACTACGCGTCGGGACGCGCCGTCGAGACGGCGGACGTCGTGATTCCGGCCGACCGCTACCGAGTTGCGTACCATCTGCCGGTCAAATGA